A genomic stretch from Vanrija pseudolonga chromosome 6, complete sequence includes:
- the mss116 gene encoding ATP-dependent RNA helicase, mitochondrial, protein MLARVAFRNAVSVRAFASRAAVAPRALPALAVRPAAFAVTAARAYSAAAKLKEEEEDLFNGVPINAAPKAEAAPEAAEDSFFAPELTKAAEDVVDADAPLPFSALKGRVDESTLKALTVKPFNLKTMSEVQKRVLSRMPELSGGKTPESIVATETAEQTAERELREKRGREDLLVKAKTGTGKTIGFLVPALESRLNTLEAMAQPGTDAEGNPIRGRHVKDLAMEKVGALVISPTRELATQIATEATKLMSWNKDRQVQLFVGGNSRYDQLRQFNNPRTGRKDVIVATPGRLRDLLGEPDVARAIRATDTLILDEADTLLDMGFSNDLNFILEHLPESRQTFLFSATVSPQVKKIARDFLKPNHSMIDCVPEDESNTHEHIPQYVTLLPDASHQLPHLVRLIAHDQLVNPNSKVIVFLPTTKMTMLFATLLREMSGNMPTERLGVYEIHSRLTQNKRTRESDNFRKTTRPSVLITSDVSARGVDYPGVTRVIQIGIPSTPEQYIHRVGRTGRGGKKDGRGDILLLPFEADFPKHLPSVPFKDVGVREFKEEVEALAAQASNGDVERVGKINNSVKELLPALDPEAIEDVMGSLIGFYAGKLDTAKADGAEMLQGLQNWSTQGAGLAEPPYFSPHFLAKMGLSDKKKKSFGKRDGNGGDRDRGRSSFGLNKGGDRRSDFGDRKDRHRSDGRRSSPQHGGFPHSDRKGYSDRGSSAARGDFSGVRPPRDGARRGWESRFDERASARFGESRGGSSWGNRD, encoded by the coding sequence ATGCTCGCCCGTGTAGCATTCAGAAACGCCGTCAGCGTCCGGGCTttcgcctcgcgcgccgccgttgcgccgcgcgcactcCCCGCCCTGGCTGTGCGCCCCGCTGCCTTCGCCGTCaccgctgctcgcgcgtactcggctgccgccaagctcaaggaggaggaggaggacctcTTCAACGGTGTCCCCATCAACGCGGCTcccaaggccgaggctgcccCCGAGGCTGCTGAGGACAGCTTCTTCGCGCCGGAGCtcaccaaggccgccgaggatgttgtcgacgccgacgcaccgCTGCCTTTCTCCGCGCTCAagggccgcgtcgacgagagcACCCTCAAGGCGCTCACTGTCAAGCCCTTCAACCTCAAGACCATGAGCGAGGTCCAGAAGCGCGTCCTCAGCCGCATGCCCGAGCTGTCGGGCGGCAAGACCCCCGAGAGCATCGTCGCTACCGAGACTGCCGAGCAGACCGCAGAGCGCGAGCTCCGTGAGAAGCGCGGTCGTGaggacctcctcgtcaaggccaagactGGTACCGGCAAGACTATCGGTTTCCTTGTGCCCGCCCTTGAGTCGCGCCTCAACACCCTCGAGGCGATGGCCCAGCCCGgtaccgacgccgagggcaacCCCATCCGTGGCCGCCACGTCAAGGACCTTGCCATGGAGAAGGTCGGCGCTCTCGTCATCTCGCCCACTCGTGAACTCGCTACCCAGATCGCCACCGAGGCCACCAAGCTGATGAGCTGGAACAAGGACCGCCAGGTGCAGCTCTTTGTTGGCGGCAACTCGCGCTACGACCAGCTCAGGCAGTTCAACAACCCCCGTACCGGCCGCAAGGACGTCATCGTTGCCACCCCTGGCCGTCTTCGTGATttgctcggcgagcccgaTGTTGCGCGTGCCATCCGTGCCACCGACACCCTtatcctcgacgaggccgacaccctcctcgacatGGGCTTCAGCAATGACCTCAACTTCatcctcgagcacctcccCGAGAGCCGCCAGACCTTCCTGTTCTCGGCTACCGTCTCGCCCCAGGTTAAGAAGATTGCCCGCGACTTCCTCAAGCCCAACCACAGCATGATCGACTGTgtgcccgaggacgagtcgaACACTCACGAGCACATTCCCCAATACGTGACCCTCCTTCCCGACGCGTCGCACCAGCTTCCCCACCTTGTCCGCCTTATCGCGCACGACCAGCTCGTCAACCCCAACTCCAAGGTCATCGTCttcctccccaccaccaagATGACCATGCTCTTCGCCACTCTCCTCCGTGAGATGAGCGGCAACATGCCTActgagcgcctcggcgtctaCGAGATCCACTCTCGCCTCACGCAGAACAAGCGTACGCGCGAGTCTGACAACTTCCGCAAGACGACCCGGCCCTCGGTCCTCATCACGTCGGACGTTTCGGCCCGTGGTGTCGACTACCCCGGTGTTACGCGTGTTATCCAGATCGGCATCCCCTCTACCCCCGAGCAGTACATCCACCGTGTTGGACGTACCGGACGTGGCGGCAAGAAGGATGGCCGTGGTGACATTCTTCTCCTCCCCTTCGAGGCCGACTTCCCCAAGCATCTCCCGAGCGTGCCGTTCAaggacgtcggcgtccgcgAGTTCAAGGAGGAAGTTGAGGCCCTTGCCGCGCAGGCGTCCAACGGCGatgtcgagcgtgtcggcaaGATCAACAACAGTGTGAAGGAGCTCCTCCCGGctctcgaccccgaggcgaTCGAGGACGTCATGGGATCTCTCATTGGCTTCTACGCCGGCAAGCTGGACACGGCtaaggccgacggcgccgagatgcTCCAGGGCCTCCAGAACTGGTCGACTCAGGGCGCCGGTCTTGCCGAGCCTCCATACTTCTCGCCGCATTTCCTCGCCAAGATGGGCCTGAgcgacaagaagaagaagtcgTTTGGAAAGCGCGACGGAAACGGAGGCGACCGTGACCGTGGCCGCTCGTCGTTCGGCCTGAACAAGGGTGGTGACCGCAGGAGCGACTTTGGCGACCGCAAGGACCGCCACCGCTCCGACGGCCGCCGTTCGTCTCCCCAACACGGAGGCTTCCCCCACTCTGACCGCAAGGGCTACAGCGACCGtggctcctcggccgcccgtGGCGACTTCTCCGGTGTCCGCCCACCAAGGGACGGCGCCCGCCGTGGCTGGGAGAGCCGCTTCGATGAGCGTGCCTCGGCCCGCTtcggcgagtcgcgcggcggcagctcgtGGGGCAACCGCGATTAA
- the liz1_11 gene encoding Pantothenate transporter liz1 → MTHRLERLSSRPDEEHALLAGRRDSASSEESTPSYHSTADVEEQPLLTAHAWREPPREPTWKGRLWDTFDLPPAERKLLNKVDALLLTFASLGYFLKNLDQIANIHNAFFSGMKEDLGMDGDELVHAVTVWTVGYAIGQIPSNMVLTRVSPRYVIPTLEFLWGLATLASYRVTSYQSLYVLRFLVGLFESAYYPGILYLLGGWYTSREIGKRAMIFWLAGSVGGIVSGFLQAAAFKHFDGVYGLAGWRWLFVLDAVITLPVALLGFFFLPGNPLSDTKEWWLTQEEHELAIERMRRVGRTGKKPWTKARVHALFKSWHIYVLPFVYVFWNNGGIHSALPYWMKTFNNDPPPVPGVSFTIPEINTLPLVATGFTIIGGLSYAWLSDGVFGGRRWPFIYTGVLGSLAFAFVLKDLPLYDDIRLHFALYWSMGVFHAAGPLILAWFNEILAADNEKRALVVALGNDLAYVVQAIGPNIYWKTSDFPAAKKGYNAVIVYAILLALWTTLTLYLLERDRRQEARNAAYGSPRLESESAVTIRTYRPDAGSSSDSKARLE, encoded by the exons ATGACGCACCGCCTGGAACGCCTGTCGTCGAGG cccgacgaggagcatGCCCTGCTGGCTGGACGGCGCGACTCGGCTTCAAGCGAGGAGAGCACACCGAGCTACCACTCCACGGCCGATGTCGAGGAGCAGCCCCTGCTCACCGCCCACGCGTGGCGCGAGCCGCCGCGGGAACCGACATGGAAGGGCCGCCTGTGGGACACGTTCGACCTCCCGCCCGCTGAGCGCAAGCTGCTCAAcaaggtcgacgcgctgctgctgacctTTGCCTCCCTGGGCTACTTTCTCAA GAACCTCGACCAGA TAGCCAACATCCACAACGCCTTCTTCTCCGGCATGAAGGAGGACCTCGGGatggacggcgacgagctcgtgcaCGCCGTGACTGTCTGGACGGTCGGCTATGCCATCGGCCAGATCCCGTCCAACATGGTCCTCACGCGCGTGTCCCCGCGCTATGTCATCCCGACA CTCGAGTTCCTCTGGggcctcgcgacgctcgcaTCGTACCGCGTCACGTCGTACCAGTCGCTCTACGTCCTCcgcttcctcgtcggcctgtTCGAGTCGGCGTACTACCCTGGCATCCTgtacctcctcggcgggtGGTACACGTCGCGCGAGATCGGGAAACGCGCCATGATCTTCTGGCTCGCGGGAAGCGTCGGCGGTATCGTCAGCGGCTTCCTCCAAGCCGCGGCCTTCAAGCACTTTGATGGCGTGTACGGGCTCgcggggtggcggtggctgTTCGTGCTCGACGCTGTGATCACACTCCCGGTAGCCCTGCTcggcttcttcttcctcccgGGCAACCCGCTCAGCGACACCAAGGAGTGGTGGCTTACGcaggag GAGCACGAGCTTGCGATCGAGAGAATGCGGAGGGTGGGCCGCACTGGCAAGAAGCCGTGGACCAAGGCCCGTGTCCACGCTCTGTTCAAGTCGTGGCACATCTATGTCCTCCCCTTCGTCTACGTGTTCTGGAACAACGGCGGGATCCACAGTGCACTGCCGTACTGGATGAAG ACGTTCAACAACGATCCGCCTCCCGTCCCAGGCGTCAGCTTCACCATCCCCGAGATCAACACGCTGCCACTTGTAGCAACGGGCTTCACGATCATCGGAGGGCTGAGCTACGCGTGGCTGTCCGACGGCGTGTtcggcggccggcgctggccgtTCATCTACACCGGCGTGCTGGGCTCGCTGGCCTTCGCGTTCGTCCTCAAGGACCTTCCGCTGTACGACGACATCAGGCTGCATTTCGCGCTCTACTGGTCAATGGGTGTGTTTCACGCCGCCGGGCCGCTCATCCTTGCGTGGTTCAATGAGATCCTCGCAGCCGATaacgagaagcgcgcgctggtcgtCGCGCTAGGCAACGACCTTGCTTATGTCGTCCAGGCGATCGGACCCAACATCTACTGGAAGACAAGCGACTTCCCCGCAGCGAAGAAGGGGTACAATGCTGTGATCGTGTACGCGATCCTGCTGGCCCTTTGGACCACCCTCACGCTGTACCTCCTGGAGCGTGATCGACGACAGGAGGCCCGCAACGCCGCGTACGGGAGCCCGCGCctcgagtccgagtcggcggtTACGATCAGGACGTACCGCCCCGACGCGGGCAGCAGCTCGGACAGCAAAGCTAGATTAGAGTAA
- the NDK gene encoding Nucleoside diphosphate kinase, which translates to MFANSVRQGLRAASRQSVRAFASAAAPRAAPRAGFVVAGAAVAGLAAFYATDAAKLDAAKKTIAGTYKTDSERSFVMIKPDGVSRQLVGKIVSRFEERGYKLVAIKTVTPSEDLAKEHYSDLAARPFYPGLVKYITSGTPVVAMVWEGKDVIKQGRRIVGATNPLDADPGSVRGQYAVSVGRNLIHASDSFEAATKEIGLWFKQAELSDYEPVAWPWVMADN; encoded by the exons ATGTTCGCCAACTCTGTTCGCCAGGgcctccgcgccgcctcccgcCAGTCCG TCCGCGCCTTCGCGTCGGCTGCCGCCCCCCGTGCCGCTCCCCGCGCTGGCTTCGTCGttgctggcgctgctgttgctggccTCGCTGCGTTCTACG ccaccgacgccgccaagctcgatGCCGCCAAGAAGACCATTGCCGGCACCTACAAGACCGACTCTGAGCGCTCGTTCGTCATG ATCAAGCCTGACGGTGTCTCCCGCCAGCTTGTCGGCAAG ATCGTCTCGCGCTTCGAGG AGCGCGGCTACAAGCTTGTTGC CATCAAGACCGTCACCCCCTCGGAGgacctcgccaaggagcaCTACTctgacctcgccgcgcgcccctTCTACCCCGGCCTCGTCAAGTACATCACCTCGGGCacccccgtcgtcgccat GGTCtgggagggcaaggacgtcATCAAGCAGGGCCGCCGTATCGTAGGCGCGACCAACCCCCTTGACGCCGACCCCGGATCCGTCCGTGGCCAGTACGCCGTCTCGGTCGGCCGCAACCTCATCCACGCGTCG GACTCGTTCGAGGCCGCCACCAAGGAGATTGGCCTCTGGTtcaagcaggccgagctgtcCGACTACGAGCCCGTCGCCTGGCCCTGGGTCATGGCCGACAACTAG
- the MIMI_L905 gene encoding putative protein, translating to MAIDDNHSDADSLFDDDDGDDGGEYAGAPASALLGPDGGIPPAKSTAPIPGLYVFPGLLPADVASTALQAIADADHFAGGQRDQVMLFTAPGGSLPPHIAALDAAVRALLAPALPPDTLALAFDQHLARQAILNLYPPGAGISPHIDLAGRYADGIVGASLAGGCVMTFLRGQERHDVYLPPRTVYVLSGEARWEWAHGIGYRDTDVVETYGRQVTMPRSLRVSVTFRWMQEGAGVLA from the exons ATGGCCATAGACGACAACcacagcgacgccgactcgctcttcgacgacgacgacggcgacgatggTGGCGAGTACGCCGGCGCGCCTGCATCAGCGCTGCTTGGCCCCGACGGCGGGATACCGCCGGCCAAGAGCACCGCGCCCATCCCGGGGCTGTACGTCTTCCCGGGCCTCCTGCCGGCCGACGTAGCGA GCACCGCGCTCCAGGCCATTGCCGACGCGGACCACTTTgccggcgggcagcgcgacCAGGTGATGCTGTTCACGGCGCCCGGCGGCAGCCTGCCTCCACAcatcgcggcgctcgacgcggccgtgcgcgcgctcctcgcgccggcccTCCCCCCCGACACCTTGGCACTGGCGTTCGACCAGCATCTCGCGCGCCAGGCAATCCTCAACCTCTACCCCCCCGGCGCGGGGATCAGCCCGCACATCGACCTGGCGGGACGGtacgccgacggcatcgtCGGCGCATCGCTGGCCGGCGGGTGCGTCATGACCTTCCTGCGTGGGCAGGAGCGGCACGACGTGTACCTCCCCCCGAGGACGGTGTATGTGCTGTCTGGGGAGGCGCGCTGGGAGTGGGCGCATGGGATCGGATACCGCGACACCGACGTTGTCGAGACCTATGGGCGACAGGTGACGATGCCGCGCTCTCTTAGGGTCAGCGTCACGTTTCGGTGGATGcaggagggggcgggggtgctGGCTTGA
- the yceM gene encoding Putative oxidoreductase YceM: MSDQLAPINVGLMGTGEYTTGITPSGQSKSDKKIGVVGVTMFDLRRRGKVGEVIMAGTNGGKFPEIREHFQKNIGDVYKGLDLTFRGFPEQGVRNAEAYKDALRALPKGSAVIIFTPDSTHFPIASEALNLGHHVLVTKPATQKLEDHQKLVDLAAEKGLVCMVEHHKRFDPAYNDARARAQKIGDFNFYSSYMSQPKFQLETFKSWAGIDSDISYYLNSHHIDIHAWMVQGKYRPTKVTASGTKGIATDMGCDPRTEDTITLLVDWVNIKDESKRGTAVYTASWAAPLKAGVHSEQRFHYMASKGEVRVDQAHRGYSIVEDDIGKVDYNPFYVKYSPDENGFFDGQRGYGYLSLEKFIDAARQVTAGTAKAADFEDKGLPTIKDTVLTTAILHAGRVSLDEKRSVEIVEEGGKYRLV, from the exons ATGTCTGACCAGCTCGCTCCCATCAACGTCGGCCTCATGGGCACC GGCGAGTACACCACTGGCATCACGCCCTCGGGACAGTCCAAGTCGGACAAGAAG ATCGGCGTTGTCGGCGTCACCATGTtcgacctccgccgccgcggcaaGGTCGGAGA GGTGATCATGGCCGGCACCAACGGCGGCAAGTTCCCCGAGATCCGCGAGCACTTCCAGAAGAACATTGGCGACGTCTACAAGGGCCTCGACCTCACCTTCCGTGGCTTCCCCGAGCAGGGTGTCCGCAACGCTGAGGCGTACAAGGATGCTCTCCGTGCCCTCCCCAAGGGCTCGGCCGTCATCATCTTCACCCCCGACTCGACCCACTTCCCCATCGCCAGCGAGgccctcaacctcggccaCCACGTGCTTGTCACCAAGCCTGCTACCCAGAAGCTTGAGGACCACCAGAAgcttgtcgacctcgccgctgaGAAGGGCCTTGTCTGCATGGTCGAGCACCACAAGCGCTTTGA CCCCGCTTACAACGACGCTCGTGCACGTGCCCAGAAGATTGGCGACTTCAACTTCTACTCGTCGTACATGTCGCAGCCCAAGTTCCAGCTCGAGACCTTCAAGTCGTGGGCTGGTATCGACTCGGACATCTCGTACTACCTCAACTCGCACCACATTGACATTCACGCCTGGATGGTCCAGGGCAAGTACCGCCCCACCAAGGTGACCGCCTCGGGCACCAAGGGTATTGCGACCGACATGGGCTGCGACCCCCGCACCGAGGACACCATCACCCTGCTTGTTGACTGGGTCAACATCAAGGACGAGTCCAAGCGCGGAACGGCCGTTTACACTGCTTCGTGGGCCGCTCCCCTCAAGGCCGGTGTTCACTCGGAGCAGCGCTTCCACTACATGGCGAGCAAGGGCGAGGTCCGTGTCGACCAGGCTCACCGTGGATACTCgattgtcgaggacgacattGGCAAGGTTGAC TACAACCCCTTCTACGTCAAGTACTCTCCTGACGAGAACGGCTTCTTcgacggccagcgcggctACGGCTATCTTTCGCTCGAGAAGTtcatcgacgccgcccgccaggtCACTGCCGGTActgccaaggccgccgacttTGAGGACAAGGGATTGCCCACCATCAAGGACACTGTCCTCACCACCGCCATCCTGCACGCTGGCCGCGTGTCTCTTGACGAGAAGAGGAGTgtcgagattgtcgaggagggcggcaagTACCGTCTTGTGTAG
- the mtr_28 gene encoding N amino acid transport system protein: MTIDRDNHAAHVAEEGKYEADIKVSPVGGEHVVLHDAVFGDITEDGPNYRAVGSFGAWVLITKSDIGLGVLTLPVVFGTLGIVPGILLIIAIMVMMSYCAAIIGPFKMRHPEVYAIQDAAFIFGGKIAKEVFFVMYQIDLVLTVSGSCVSVATALNAITTHGACTAIFIAVTSVVGFTLCCLRTLSHVAFLGWVGLVSILAAVFTVAIACGVQGRPAAAPQVGPWTKEIKLFGSPSFAEGMTAVSSIVFACGATGTFFNIVSEMREPRKYVRSMVLSLSFLGVVYIVIGSVVYLYCGQYVASPALGSAGVLMKKVCYGLAIPGMLVTLAIYGHLGGKQIFVRILHGSRHLAHSTPTHWFTWFGCQAAVAVVGYLLASAIPNFGPITSLIGSVSKPSTCIIPFTFMWWHDNWRMAKPEQRKEPRRRIMAVCNIFCLAVGIFLTVAGTYGSIVAILAASSKAGPWSCRDNSNSVHQD, translated from the exons ATGACTATCGACCGCGACAACCACGCGGCGCACGTagccgaggagggcaagtACGAGGCGGACATCAAGGTGTCCCCCGTGGGCGGGGAGCACGTCGTGCTCCACGACGCCGTCTTCGGCGACATTACGGAAGACGGGCCGAATTATCGGGCT GTCGGATCGTTCGGCGCGTGGGTCCTCATCACCAAGAGCGATATCGGCCTGGGCGTGCTCACCCTCCCCGTGGTGTTCGGCACGCTGGGCATCGTGCCGGGCATTCTCCTCATCATCGCGATCATGGTCATGATGTCTT ACTGCGCTGCGATTATCGGCCCGTTTAAGATGCGTCACCCCGAAGTGTATGCCATCCAGGACGCGGCCTTCATCTTTGGCGGCAAGATCGCCAAGGAGGTGTTTTTCGTCATGTACCAGATTG ACCTCGTGCTCACCGTGTCCGGCTCGTGCGTGTCCGTCGCGACCGCATTGAACGCAATCACGACCCACGGGGCCTGCACGGCCATCTTCATCGCCGTGACCTCGGTCGTGGGCTTTACGCTCTGCTGCCTCCGGACACTGAGCCACGTCGCGTTTCTCGGCTGGGTGGGGCTCGTGtccatcctcgccgcggtGTTTACCGTCGCCATCgcgtgcggcgtgcaggggcgcccggcggccgcgccccAGGTCGGGCCCTGGACCAAGGAGATCAAGCTGTTCGGATCGCCTAGCTTCGCCGAGGGCATGACGGCCGTCAGCTCGATCGTGTtcgcgtgcggcgcgacgggtACTTT cttCAACATCGTGTCCGAGATGCGCGAGCCCCGCAAGTACGTCCGCAGCATGGTCCTCTCGCTGTCCTTCCTCGGCGTGGTGTACATCGTCATCGGGTCAGTCGTGTATCTCTACTGCGGGCAGTACGTTgcctcgccggcgctcggcagcgcgggcgTCTTGATGAAGAAGGTGTGCTACGGCCTCGCGATCCCCGGCATGCTGGTCACGCTCGCGATCTACGGACAC ctcggcggcaagcagATCTTTGTGCGCATCCTGCACGGCTCGCGCCACCTCGCGCACAGCACCCCGACCCACTGGTTCACGTGGTTCGGCTGCcaggcggccgtcgccgtcgtagGCTACCTGCTCGCGAGCGCCATCCCCAACTTTGGCCCGATCACCTCGCTCATCGGGTCCGTCTCCAAGCCGTCGACGTGCATCATCCCCTTCACCTTCATGTGGTGGCACGACAACTGGCGCATGGCGAAGcccgagcagcgcaaggagccgcgccgccgcatcatGGCCGTGTGCAACATCTTCTGTCTGGCCGTCGGCATCTTCCTCACCGTGGCTGGCACGTACGGCTCCatcgtcgccatcctcgctgCATCCAGCAAGGCCGGGCCGTGGTCGTGCCGGGACAACTCGAACTCGGTGCACCAGGACTAG